Proteins encoded within one genomic window of Panicum virgatum strain AP13 chromosome 1N, P.virgatum_v5, whole genome shotgun sequence:
- the LOC120655726 gene encoding fructose-bisphosphate aldolase 1, cytoplasmic: MSAYCGKYKDELIKNAAYIGTPGKGILAADESTGTIGKRLSSINVENIEENRRALRELLFCTPGALQYLSGVILFEETLYQKTKDGKPFVDVLKEGGVLPGIKVDKGTIEIAGTNKETTTQGHDDLGKRCAKYYEAGARFAKWRAVLNIGPNQPSQLAIDLNAQGLARYAIICQENGLVPIVEPEILVDGPHDIERCAYVTEMVLAACYKALNEHHVLLEGTLLKPNMVTPGSDAKKVAPEVIAEYTVRALQRTVPAAVPAIVFLSGGQSEEEATLNLNAMNKLNTKKPWSLSFSFGRALQASTLKAWAGKEENVEKARTAFLTRCKANSEATLGTYKGDAAAGEGVSESLHVKDYKY, from the exons ATGTCGGCCTACTGCGGGAAGTACAAAG ACGAGCTCATCAAGAACGCTGCCTACATTGGCACCCCTGGCAAGGGTATCCTTGCTGCTGACGAGTCCACTGGCACCATTGGCAAGCGCCTTTCAAGCATCAATGTTGAGAACATTGAGGAGAACCGGCGTGCCCTCCGTGAGCTCCTCTTCTGCACCCCTGGTGCCCTCCAGTACCTCAGTGGTGTGATCCTCTTTGAGGAGACCCTCTACCAGAAGACCAAGGACGGCAAGCCCTTCGTTGATGTTCTTAAGGAGGGAGGTGTCCTCCCTGGCATCAAGGTCGACAAGGGTACCATCGAGATCGCTGGCACCAACAAGGAGACCACCACCCAGGGCCATGATGACCTTGGGAAGCGCTGCGCTAAGTACTACGAGGCTGGTGCCCGCTTTGCCAAGTGGCGTGCTGTCCTCAATATCGGCCCCAATCAGCCATCACAGCTTGCCATTGACCTGAATGCTCAGGGTCTTGCTCGTTACGCCATCATCTGCCAGGAGAATGGTCTGGTACCAATTGTTGAGCCTGAGATCCTTGTTGATGGTCCACATGACATTGAGCGCTGCGCTTATGTCACCGAGATGGTCCTTGCTGCCTGCTACAAGGCTCTGAATGAGCACCATGTCCTCCTCGAGGGTACCCTCCTGAAGCCCAACATGGTCACCCCTGGATCTGACGCCAAGAAGGTGGCCCCTGAGGTGATTGCCGAGTACACTGTGCGTGCCCTTCAGAGGACCGTCCCTGCTGCTGTGCCCGCCATTGTCTTCCTCTCTGGTGGACagagcgaggaggaggccaCCCTGAACCTGAACGCCATGAACAAGCTCAACACCAAGAAGCCGTGGTCCCTGTCCTTCTCCTTTGGCCGTGCCCTTCAGGCGAGCACCCTCAAGGCCTGGGCTGGCAAGGAGGAGAATGTGGAGAAGGCAAGGACTGCCTTCCTCACCAGGTGCAAGGCCAACTCAGAGGCCACCCTTGGCACGTACAAGGGTGATGCTGCCGCCGGCGAAGGCGTCTCAGAGAGCCTCCACGTCAAGGACTACAAGTACTGA